The DNA segment taatacgaatatacgtacgcgtaattcgtttatataattgtaaacaataagtaaaaagcggtagtaaaatcatgcaataaaaacgtatttagtaaaatcaagataattaagccaataataaaaacagttgagcgaccgtgctagaaccacggaattcggaaatgactaacaccttcttccggattaacagaattccttactcaggatttctggttcgcagaataataaacagagtcatattctcctcgattcagggattaaaaccggtgacttgggacgccttaaaattcccaggtggcgactctgaaataattaaataaatcccgtttcgactgtccttcaattggagaaaactccccacgcgccccgcgggcgcggtaaaaaggaggtgtgacagtacccATCAAATACAGCCGTAACTTCTCCATAGCAAAAATAATACCAAGTAGCTCTTTTTCGGTCACtgtgtagttgacttgggcatcattcatggtcttgctagcatagtagaccagatggaagattttgttgattctttgcccCAACACCACTCCAACCGgaacatcactagcatcacatatgagctcaaaaggcaagctccaatccggtgcggtgataataggagtagtagtcaacttgaacttaagcaattcgaatgccttcatacaatcttcattgaaatagaacttggcatccttctccAAAAGTTTGCACAATAGGTTCACCTTGGAAAAGTTTTTGACGAGTCGGAGATAGAAACCCGTATGACCCAAGAAGCTCCTCACTTCCTTCACGGATGTAGGGGAGGGAGTTTGGAGATCACCTAAATTTTGGCATTGtcgacctcaataccatgcttagAAATTTTGTGGCAGAGGATAATtccttcctcaaccatgaagcCCAATTCAACACCAAATTAGTCTCCTCACATCTAGACAAGACTCTATCCAAATTGTTCAAGCAATCATCAAAAAATTTTCCAACCACGGAGAAaccatccatgaagacctcaagaatgttctccaccatgtcggtaaaaatagccatcatacactgtTGAAAAGTCGTTGGTGCATAATATAAACCGAATGGCATCCGTGAGAATGAGAAAGTACCATAGGGACAAGTGAAGATAGTTTTTTCTTGACCCTccggagcaataagaatttgattgtagccgGAATACCCATCGAGGAAATAATAGAAAGCACGCCCggccaacctatcaagcattgatcaaggaagggaagtgggaaatgatcttttcttgtAACTTTGTTGAGCTTGAGATAGTCCATACACACCCTCCAACTGGTCACCGtccttgtaggaatcaactcgttcttgtcattggtaaccacggtcatgcccctttctttgggacacattgcaccggagaagtccataaactatcggaaatggggtacacaaccccgacatccaaccactttatcATCTCCTTCTTGACCACCTCTTATATTGCTTCATTTATCCTCTTTTGATGTTCAATGGAGGGTTTGGCACCCTCCTCCAAAATAATCTTATGCAAACAGAAGGTGGGGCTTATGCCCGGGATATCTGCCAAAGTCCATCCGGTTGCTTTTTTCCTCCTTTGTAGCACCTCCAATGTGGACTCTACTTGCATATTAATTAAGAAAGAAGAAAGgataaccggtaaagtagaagaagagccaaggaattcatacctgagatgcgGGGgtaatggctttaactccaaggTCAGAGGCTCcttgattgagggctttgttggaggagtcttccgattttcaagatccaaagatagctttcgaggctcataagtgtacgaccccaTGCCCTGCAATATATTTACACACTCCACATAGCCATCACTCTCCTCATAATCATCAAGGTTAAGAAAAACGACTTCCAATTTGTCTTCAACATTTATTATGGCACTAGCATCATCAACAATCACATCCATCTAAATCCACAAACTAACAGACTTCATTCTATTCGGTTGCTTCagtgatttgcacacatggaagaccACATTTTCGTCACCCACCCGGAAAGTGAGCTCTCCTGTTTCCACATCAACAAGAGCCTTTcctgtagcaaggaaaggtctacccaaaatgataggcacctcatagtccacttcacaatcaagaatcacaaagtccgctgggaggatgaacttgtcaacacggaccaacacatcatcaataataccaatgACCTCTTAATGGTATGATCCATCATTTCCAGCCTCATGGAAGTAGGCCTTGGTTTCCCAATCCCCAAACATTTGAATatcgagtagggcatcaagttaatACTCGCCCCAAGATCATATAAAGCTTTTGCAAAATCGGCACTCCCAGTAGTGCAAGGTATTGTGAAGGCGCCCGAATCTTCCAATTTTAGAGCCTTTGAGTTCACAATAgcactcacttgatgtgtcatcTTGATTGTTTCACAATTCATCAATCTCTTCTTGgtaaccaagtccttcatgaactttgcatatcCCGGCATTTGTTCCAATGCCTCAACCAATGACACATTAATtgacaagctcttcatcatatcaataaactttttgaatttGTTTTCACTATTTTGCTTTTCAAGGCTTTGATGGTATAGAGGAGGATGCCTTGGTGTTGGTGCCTTATTCTTTGGCACTACCGGTTGCGGCATGTCAatcatgtgttccctagacgggttcacctcTTCTTGCGCCTCCTCTACACTTTTACCTATATCAAATCTCACTTCTTCATTAGCTTGAACCACATTGCTTGAGATTTCGTCTTCTTGAAccacaacatcttcatccacaatccttctttgatttgaggtggtTGCATCTCCACCATTTCTACTTCTAGTAGTTACAGCCATAACATGTCCCGTATTATTCCTACCCTTCGGGTTCATCACTGTATCACTatgtagtgcccccttaggacgagtgttcaaagcttgtgagatttggcctaattgaacctccaaattccgaATAGAAGTGTTGTGTGAGGCTAATTGAGCATCAGAGTCgacattcttctccatcatctatttaaacatgttttcaattctacccatctcATTGGAAGAAGAGTTCGGGCCTTGAGAAGGATAGGGAGGTGGATTTCTTGGTTGTTGGaacatcggaggcctttgaaaacccgacctGCGGTTGCTGTTGTTGTTCCACTCTCCTTGGTTATTTCATCCCCAATTGTTTTgattgttgccaccccaattgccttgattattccaattgccttgattgttccaattgccttgattaggattgccaccactccaattgccttggtgtttttgattgttccaattaccttggttcCCTTGTGacctccattgttgttgattttgtcCTTGAGCATGGTTTTTCTGATCTTGATAATTATTGACATATTAAACTTCTTCTTCTTGCTCATTGAATGAATCACCTTGTTCATAACCACTATCATCTTGCATGAATTGTTCCGAACGATTTTCTATTTGTTGACCTTGTTGTCGTCTCTTGTTTACAATCATATTCACACCTTCCATTACATTCACTTGTTTCGGTCCTTGAACTTGTTGAAGctgagctttggccaattggttcatggtaGTTGTCAACTCGGCAATAACTTGCTATGATCATGTAGCTCCTTGTGTAGGTGGATAACATTAGGGTCACCTTAAAGAACATTGGCTTTACTTTTCCATGCCGAAGAGGTATccgccatctcgtcaagaatttTACAAGTTTCGGCATAAAGAGTGTTCATTAAGTTCCCCCCGGTGAGTTGGTTAACCACAcattgatttgttgtgttaatccCCCTGCAGAAGgtctgttggatcatggcctcagtcatatcattgttcggggcACTCTTTAACCATGGTATGATATCTTTCCCAAATCTCGTGCAATGGCTCATTGGATTCTTTCTTGAATGCAAGAATCTCATCTCGAAGCGCCGCCATATGTcccggagagaagaatttggaaatgaacttctccgccaactcatcccaagtgtggATGGAATGATTGGGCAATCTCTCTAACCAGTCCAATGTCTTTCCCCATAGAGAAAAAAGAAATAACCTCAACCGCAGTGCATTTTCGGaaacattagtttgcttgcaccCCCAACAAGTATTGATGAACCCTTTgagatgcttgtaggcattttgactTGGAGCCCCTGTGAATAATCCCGTTGCTCAAGTAGTGTAAGCATCATGTTGGTGATTTTTGAAGTTGCCCGCCTTAATGCAGGGCGGAACTATATCACTTACATAACCTTCGTTCGGTAATTGTCGGTGTGTTGATGCTCTTGGTGGAGGGAAGGGAATATTATCTTGAGGCGGACAACCTcgtctatttgcttgaggttcaagaggaacctcctCAACTTGATCATCATCCACTTCCTCCCCCAATGGCACATTTCCGATGGGCTCATTGTTGAGAGCCATTTTCGTACCTAAAAgcaattcaaaaacaaaattagTGACTCAAAAGGAAAATAAGACAAAGCACACAAAAACCTAGATATATAGCTATATCTATTTAACTCCCTgacaacgacgccaaaaactgatgccgcccaaactcacaccacaaatatAGGCAGTGAGACGGTCGAAACAATAATAAAACCCAAcgtgagtcggggtcgaatcctcTGGGAGTTAAAGATGGGATTAGGTATACACCTAGTGTAATTATATAATGTGCCTCAATTTGCACTTCCACATTCTTGTTAGTTGATTCTATTTCTACTTTAAGCTATTGATTGCAAATATAAAACTAGGagacaatatttttggttttggttgtttttcaaatgtTAAAAGATCTAGGGTcatgacttccacctaggtggttactTAACGGGTTGTAAACTATAGGGCAAGTTTGATTAGTCGAGGTCGTAATATAGAATTCACATGCAAttacccactctatacctctcggtagtttgaatgatttttcccaatttggctttctcaagtccaaatgggtattgctcaaatcaagtgatatatgctcaagtcgggtcttactatctctaggtttgaccctttaattggggctatcaatttcgaGTTcaacccaattccttgttagccaagttttcctagacttagtctctctttctcaagtaaagactaagtcaaataggcatgaatcaatatttgcaataATTAATTCTAGAATTCAAGCATGAAcaaagctaaatatcactaacccaatcacaaacaagtcctaaattaaatacccattaagtacccacactagggttgggccataaccctagctaaagatttagctactcataaaacataaagaaatacaagaagaatgtaagatagaatgcataataattgattaaagaaagaaaatctaatgtttagaagttaatatagtacaaaattactcaaaatagtaacGAAAACAGCTCATGTGTTCTTCTGAAAACTCAACTTAACCTAAAATgat comes from the Nicotiana sylvestris chromosome 4, ASM39365v2, whole genome shotgun sequence genome and includes:
- the LOC104235017 gene encoding uncharacterized protein, whose translation is MSIIIKIRKTMLKDKINNNGGHKGTKVIGTIKNTKAIGVVAILIKAIGTIKAIGIIKAIGVATIKTIGDEITKESGTTTATAGRMMEKNVDSDAQLASHNTSIRNLEVQLGQISQALNTRPKGALHSDTVMNPKGRNNTGHVMAVTTRSRNGGDATTSNQRRIVDEDVVVQEDEISSNVVQANEEVRFDIGKSVEEAQEEVNPSREHMIDMPQPVVPKNKAPTPRHPPLYHQSLEKQNSENKFKKFIDMMKSLSINVSLVEALEQMPGYAKFMKDLVTKKRLMNCETIKMTHQVSAIVNSKALKLEDSGAFTIPCTTGSADFAKALYDLGAKVIGIIDDVLVRVDKFILPADFVILDCEVDYEVPIILGRPFLATGKALVDVETGELTFRVGDENVVFHVCKSLKQPNRMKSVSLWI